A window of Pyxidicoccus xibeiensis contains these coding sequences:
- a CDS encoding J domain-containing protein — protein MSASNTIVGLGARTDHIATVPQLDHARLQLSVEEGAVLSLVGRVERIDQVLARSSLGEARTIAVLLALRAKGAIVPARVVPRTTPAPVVDAAMAEEVDLEPERKKEIIDLERGLDSLDHFAVLGLKPGAQAADVKQAYYNASRRFHPDRYFGKNLGSFRARMERIFRRLTEAHNVLTQPDKREAYLRAHPALGLAAAAATPPPAAPRPPEPPPPLTPVPATAHVASPAPPPRPVPPSMRTPPVPPRPAPAPPPPVNDAESEARRAERQARLARHPYLARSGRLTELIARGRAAIARGEWERAYQDFHQVQTLDPKNREVAALLVEARRKHDEQRAVTELARARELEQRGDSNAALVAYRLASSLDDQSAEAAFRAAQLGYQLGQDVAEVRSLAQRAVERQPGRVEHHVLLGKVLMDAGSKKLAKRAFEEAAKVDPDNAEAKAALKKLRWTF, from the coding sequence GTGAGCGCGTCAAACACGATCGTCGGGCTGGGGGCCCGGACGGACCACATCGCCACGGTGCCCCAACTGGACCACGCCCGCCTCCAGCTCAGCGTGGAGGAGGGCGCGGTGCTGTCGCTCGTGGGGCGGGTGGAGCGCATCGACCAGGTGCTGGCCCGCTCGTCGCTGGGTGAGGCGCGCACCATCGCCGTGCTGCTCGCCCTGCGCGCCAAGGGGGCCATCGTCCCCGCCCGGGTGGTGCCGCGCACCACGCCCGCCCCCGTGGTGGATGCCGCCATGGCCGAGGAGGTGGACCTCGAGCCGGAGCGGAAGAAGGAGATCATCGACCTGGAGCGGGGCCTGGACTCGCTGGACCACTTCGCCGTGCTGGGGCTGAAGCCGGGCGCCCAGGCGGCGGACGTGAAGCAGGCGTACTACAACGCCTCGCGCCGCTTCCATCCGGACCGGTACTTCGGGAAGAACCTGGGCAGCTTCCGCGCCCGGATGGAGCGCATCTTCCGGCGCCTCACCGAGGCCCACAACGTCCTCACCCAGCCGGACAAGCGCGAGGCGTACCTCCGGGCCCACCCCGCGCTGGGGCTCGCCGCCGCCGCCGCCACGCCGCCGCCCGCGGCTCCGCGGCCCCCCGAGCCCCCTCCGCCGCTCACCCCCGTGCCGGCGACCGCCCACGTCGCTTCGCCGGCGCCGCCGCCCCGGCCTGTGCCGCCGTCCATGCGCACCCCGCCGGTGCCGCCCCGTCCGGCGCCCGCGCCCCCGCCGCCGGTGAATGACGCCGAGTCCGAGGCCCGCCGCGCGGAGCGGCAGGCCCGCCTGGCCCGGCACCCGTACCTGGCGCGCAGCGGCCGGCTGACCGAGCTGATTGCCCGGGGCAGGGCCGCCATCGCCCGGGGCGAGTGGGAGCGCGCCTACCAGGACTTCCACCAGGTCCAGACGCTGGACCCGAAGAACCGCGAAGTCGCTGCGCTGCTGGTGGAGGCCCGCCGCAAGCATGACGAGCAGCGGGCCGTCACCGAGCTGGCCCGGGCCAGGGAGCTGGAGCAGCGCGGCGACTCCAATGCGGCACTGGTGGCGTACCGGCTCGCCAGCTCGCTGGACGACCAGAGCGCCGAGGCCGCCTTCCGCGCCGCGCAGCTGGGCTACCAGCTGGGGCAGGATGTAGCAGAGGTCCGCTCCCTGGCGCAGCGCGCCGTGGAACGGCAGCCGGGGCGCGTCGAGCACCATGTGCTGCTCGGAAAGGTGCTGATGGACGCCGGATCGAAGAAGCTCGCCAAGCGGGCCTTCGAGGAAGCGGCGAAGGTGGACCCGGACAACGCGGAGGCGAAGGCGGCGCTCAAGAAGCTCCGCTGGACTTTCTAG
- a CDS encoding tetratricopeptide repeat protein: MSSQRANQLIEAGLWLRLSGDTQGAQRLFERALQLDPGNARAREFLDAATATLSGAGHTPFSPPPVEAVRTAGRIATVPSLEGDWGAWAEGQGGPVEADRRTPPPVTLPAAAGGSGGDAMDLLAREEALDAGEAVVTTVDTQEYGVPEGTTQEYGVPAAESELELLLRGAEDLLELDDHSGAVDLLFKAQELAPGDPRVEALRQRSERMLMAMLESKLGDLGRIPRVRLQPDDIIWLNLDHRAGFVLAQIDGSVTYEDLFALSGMTRLDTARILAQLLDEGVIAAS; the protein is encoded by the coding sequence ATGAGCAGCCAGCGGGCCAACCAGCTCATCGAGGCGGGACTGTGGCTGCGCCTGAGCGGTGACACCCAGGGCGCGCAGCGCCTGTTCGAGCGCGCCCTGCAGCTGGACCCCGGCAACGCGCGCGCCCGGGAGTTCCTCGACGCGGCGACCGCGACGCTCTCGGGAGCGGGGCACACGCCCTTCTCGCCGCCTCCGGTGGAGGCCGTGCGGACGGCGGGCCGTATCGCCACCGTGCCCTCCCTGGAGGGGGACTGGGGCGCCTGGGCGGAGGGGCAGGGCGGGCCGGTGGAAGCGGACCGCAGGACGCCGCCTCCGGTGACGCTGCCCGCCGCGGCGGGTGGCTCCGGCGGTGACGCAATGGACCTGCTGGCGCGGGAGGAAGCGCTCGACGCGGGTGAGGCCGTCGTCACCACGGTGGACACGCAGGAGTACGGCGTCCCGGAGGGCACCACCCAGGAGTACGGCGTGCCCGCCGCGGAGAGCGAGCTGGAGCTGCTGCTGCGCGGCGCGGAGGACCTGCTGGAGCTGGACGACCACTCCGGGGCGGTGGACCTGCTCTTCAAGGCGCAGGAGCTGGCGCCGGGAGACCCGCGCGTCGAGGCGCTGCGCCAGCGCAGCGAGCGGATGCTGATGGCCATGCTGGAGTCCAAGCTGGGGGACCTGGGGCGCATCCCCCGGGTGCGCCTGCAGCCGGACGACATCATCTGGCTCAACCTGGACCACCGGGCCGGCTTCGTGCTCGCGCAGATTGACGGCTCGGTGACGTACGAGGACCTCTTCGCCCTGTCGGGGATGACGCGGCTGGATACCGCCCGCATCCTCGCGCAGCTCCTGGACGAAGGCGTCATCGCCGCGTCGTAG
- the dnaK gene encoding molecular chaperone DnaK gives MAEPEPLIGIDLGTTNSIVATVQDGQPIVIKNRTGLALTPSVVAVSKNGKRLVGTIAKRQAITNPQETVYAAKRLIGRKFSSHEVQDALRSLSYEVVAGQHDDLRIRMGGRDLSVPEISAMILQELRADAEAHFGRPVSKAVITVPAYFNDAQRQATKDAGRIAGLEVLRIINEPTAAALAYGFGRTVNGRVAVLDLGGGTFDVSVLEINQGVFDVVATGGDTYLGGEDWDNRIIEWLVFGFAKEHGIDLRKDRMALQRLKDAAEKAKVELSGVRESQLNLPFISTPPGGGAALHLQAALSRDKLDDLTSDLAERVVGITTEVLGEAGVRPSELKEVILVGGMSRMPKIIDAVRGYFRKEPCKGVHPEEVVALGAAIQAHALVVQEGELLLLDVTPQSLGVAIAGGYVRRIIPKNTTVPTSATEVFATSKDFQRVVKIMVLQGEHELAHQNELLGEFVLTGLREAPRGQVEIEVTFDINAEGIVSVSARDKETGLRQSITVTASSGLTEEELKRIIDEQRGYLMAARISEELKTKRMDLDSLARDVMDALTRARLLPGGGGLGPDVVPRAEQALEHARRVRDGEDVAALGRACELLSGCLTQLRGSTLSGTGR, from the coding sequence ATGGCTGAGCCCGAACCCCTCATAGGCATCGACCTGGGGACGACGAACAGCATCGTCGCCACCGTCCAGGACGGCCAGCCCATCGTCATCAAGAACCGCACGGGGCTGGCGCTCACGCCCTCCGTGGTGGCGGTGTCGAAGAACGGCAAGCGGCTGGTGGGCACCATCGCCAAGCGCCAGGCGATTACCAACCCCCAGGAGACGGTGTACGCCGCCAAGCGGCTCATCGGACGCAAGTTCTCCTCGCACGAGGTGCAGGACGCGCTGCGCTCGCTGTCCTACGAGGTCGTCGCCGGGCAGCACGACGACCTGCGCATCCGCATGGGCGGCAGGGACCTGTCCGTCCCGGAGATCAGCGCGATGATCCTCCAGGAGCTGAGGGCGGACGCGGAGGCGCACTTCGGCCGGCCCGTCAGCAAGGCCGTCATCACCGTGCCGGCCTACTTCAACGACGCCCAGCGCCAGGCCACCAAGGACGCGGGCCGCATCGCCGGGCTGGAGGTCTTGCGCATCATCAACGAGCCCACCGCGGCGGCGCTGGCCTACGGCTTCGGGCGCACGGTGAACGGGCGCGTGGCCGTGCTCGACCTGGGCGGCGGCACGTTCGACGTGTCGGTGCTGGAGATCAACCAGGGCGTCTTCGACGTGGTGGCCACCGGCGGCGACACGTACCTGGGCGGTGAGGACTGGGACAACCGCATCATCGAGTGGCTGGTCTTCGGCTTCGCCAAGGAGCACGGCATCGACCTGCGCAAGGACCGCATGGCGCTGCAGCGGCTCAAGGACGCGGCGGAGAAGGCCAAGGTGGAGCTGTCCGGCGTGCGCGAGTCGCAGCTCAACCTGCCCTTCATCAGCACGCCGCCCGGTGGCGGGGCCGCGCTGCACCTGCAGGCCGCGCTCAGCCGCGACAAGCTGGATGACCTGACGTCCGACCTGGCCGAGCGCGTGGTGGGCATCACCACGGAGGTGCTGGGCGAGGCGGGCGTGCGCCCCTCGGAGCTGAAGGAGGTCATCCTGGTGGGGGGCATGTCGCGCATGCCCAAGATCATCGACGCGGTGCGCGGCTACTTCCGCAAGGAGCCCTGCAAGGGCGTGCACCCCGAGGAAGTCGTGGCGCTGGGCGCCGCCATCCAGGCGCACGCGCTGGTGGTGCAGGAGGGCGAGCTGCTGCTGCTGGACGTCACGCCGCAGAGCCTGGGCGTGGCCATCGCCGGCGGGTACGTGCGCCGCATCATCCCGAAGAACACGACGGTGCCCACGTCCGCCACGGAGGTCTTCGCCACGTCGAAGGACTTCCAGCGGGTGGTGAAGATCATGGTGCTCCAGGGCGAGCACGAGCTGGCGCACCAGAACGAGCTGCTGGGCGAGTTCGTCCTCACCGGCCTGCGCGAGGCGCCGCGCGGGCAGGTGGAAATCGAAGTGACGTTCGACATCAACGCGGAGGGCATCGTCTCCGTGTCCGCGCGCGACAAGGAGACGGGCCTGCGCCAGTCCATCACCGTCACCGCGTCCAGCGGCCTCACGGAGGAGGAGCTCAAGCGCATCATCGACGAGCAGCGCGGCTACCTGATGGCGGCGCGCATCTCCGAGGAGCTGAAGACGAAGCGCATGGACCTGGACTCGCTGGCGCGCGACGTCATGGACGCGCTCACCCGGGCGCGGCTGCTGCCGGGCGGCGGAGGGCTGGGCCCGGACGTGGTGCCCCGCGCGGAGCAGGCGCTGGAGCACGCGCGGCGCGTGCGAGATGGCGAGGACGTGGCGGCGCTCGGCCGGGCCTGCGAGCTGCTCTCCGGGTGTCTCACCCAGCTCCGGGGCTCCACCCTGAGCGGCACGGGGCGATAG
- a CDS encoding aspartate aminotransferase family protein has translation MPQCEPSPAAPSAPGITPANSALIEKAKAHLLQNYKQQPIVLVRGQGTRVWDADGREYLDLLGGIATCALGHCHPEVVAAAKAQLDSLWHVSNVFYSQPQIDLAAQLTEWSGLPRAFFCNSGGEANEALLKLARKVMKDRGTPERYEVISFDKSFHGRTLATVTATGQPKYHKGFEPLPAGFTHVPYGDIDAVRGAVGPATAAILVEPIQGEGGVRAAPPGFLTALRALCDERGLLLLVDEVQTGMGRTGKPFGYMHEGIRPDAISVAKALGNGMPIGAMLCREELGASLTPGTHGSTFGGNLVAAAAANAVLRILRQPGFLQGVQDKGEHFLARARELQARLPPGRIVAVRGQGLLLGLELDRDVAPVIARLRESGLLVNAAGDRTVRFAPPFIVTPQELDEGLAIVERVLASL, from the coding sequence TTGCCGCAATGCGAGCCGTCCCCCGCCGCCCCGAGTGCCCCCGGCATCACCCCGGCCAACAGCGCCCTCATCGAGAAGGCGAAGGCGCACCTGCTGCAGAACTACAAGCAGCAGCCCATCGTCCTGGTGCGCGGCCAGGGCACGCGCGTGTGGGACGCGGACGGGCGTGAGTACCTGGACCTGCTGGGGGGCATCGCCACCTGCGCCCTGGGCCACTGCCACCCGGAAGTCGTGGCCGCGGCCAAGGCGCAGCTCGACTCGCTCTGGCACGTCTCCAACGTCTTCTACTCGCAGCCTCAAATCGACCTGGCCGCGCAGCTCACCGAGTGGTCCGGGCTGCCACGCGCCTTCTTCTGCAACTCGGGCGGCGAGGCCAACGAGGCGCTGCTCAAGCTGGCCCGCAAGGTGATGAAGGACCGCGGCACGCCGGAGCGCTACGAGGTCATCTCCTTCGACAAGAGCTTCCACGGCCGCACGCTGGCCACCGTCACCGCCACCGGCCAGCCGAAGTACCACAAGGGCTTCGAGCCGCTGCCCGCCGGCTTCACCCACGTGCCCTACGGCGACATCGACGCCGTCCGCGGTGCCGTGGGCCCGGCCACCGCCGCCATCCTCGTGGAGCCCATCCAGGGCGAGGGTGGGGTGCGCGCGGCGCCCCCCGGCTTCCTCACCGCCCTGCGCGCCCTGTGCGACGAGCGCGGCCTGCTGCTGCTGGTGGACGAGGTGCAGACGGGCATGGGCCGCACCGGCAAGCCCTTCGGCTACATGCACGAGGGCATCCGCCCTGACGCCATCAGCGTGGCCAAGGCCCTGGGCAACGGCATGCCCATTGGCGCCATGCTCTGCCGCGAGGAGCTGGGCGCGAGCCTCACGCCGGGCACCCACGGCTCCACGTTCGGTGGAAACCTGGTGGCCGCCGCCGCCGCCAACGCGGTGCTGCGCATCCTCCGCCAGCCGGGCTTCCTCCAGGGCGTCCAGGACAAGGGCGAGCACTTCCTCGCCCGCGCCCGGGAGCTGCAGGCCCGCCTGCCTCCTGGCCGCATCGTCGCGGTGCGCGGCCAGGGCCTGCTGCTGGGCCTGGAACTGGACCGGGACGTGGCCCCGGTGATTGCCCGCCTCCGGGAGAGCGGACTGCTGGTGAATGCCGCCGGCGACCGCACCGTGCGCTTCGCCCCGCCCTTCATTGTCACCCCGCAGGAGCTGGACGAGGGCCTGGCCATCGTCGAGCGCGTGCTGGCCTCGCTGTGA
- a CDS encoding protein kinase domain-containing protein, translating to MPHDLRIPPSSGGESDFGDSLLREVARAPGTYPKPGRGAKLGGLDDQRFELLDELGEGGMGWVMRAWDAHLQRVVALKFIVPHEALVDLSLREARVVARLDHENIVRVFDVQAWCPSQGAPRIPFLVMEYLEGESLADLLRRERPDLRRTLDIMSTVAAGLAHAHEHHIVHRDLKPSNVFLTRRGTLKLIDFGLADLAVGGTPYLPQAGTPPYMAPEQWREEPLDERTDIWGAGVMLYELLTGELPYPVATLKALREKVLSPEPVPSLRERHPELPWALESLVAVALAKERSKRLLSAAELRDELRELEEQLRPGKVPRAAAAPQRRQVTLVSCRLEGLAGLARGLDPEDFGELEATFHRAFSQLIQAHGGFVAMCMGNEALACFGYPVAHEEDSERAVHAGLRLDAAVREALQERLKDVSQRASFVVKVGIHTDQVVLDGTVQELRGGAPSIQGDAPEVAAWLALEAGPGEVVLSHEAYTLVHRAFDTCARGPRGFDGSRQVRVYRVLGARRMESRFDRKLGMSEGLSPLVDRERELTALLTQWARAREGQGSLVLLQGEAGIGKSRLIQEFLERVPLEQAFRLRAQCWSQFVTSAFHPVIEALQRLWLSPERSPADSLRGLQTCVASWELTPMQAHLLGALLGLPVAELPVHQRLTPERQMEEVLEALGTLLVHGASVHPLLLVMEDLHWADPSTLKLLDALLARVQSARILVVLSARPEFHAPWTPGPGFHTVALERLSAESTLRLVREVAHGRTLPEALVRQLVARTDGVPLFVEEMTRVLLEGGAAASIPSTLQELLLARLDTLPRRQKELAQLCAVVGRDFTRELLAHVTGMAEDTLRRHLSALVAAGLLQRFEAGYQFRHALIQEAAYQSLPRAVRREHHRDIARCLVEHFECMVECRPELLAHHYTEAGDVKPAIGAWTRAGVRAALRYANQEAVSHLTQALGLLRGLPASTWRSQRELQLLLVLGLPLVQLQGYCSLEAERTYGRAFELMHELGDAQSPPEVSYWGAFAYLFSQKRFRDANEVGELLVRLGQRQGIDEQRALGQRMMATSSFNWGEMPVALTHIEQALEFSGDPADLARQRALAMKHWLNPRAMALAFSSVIRSALDDLDVARLQAREAVELVGSLGHPHSGAGALTYAAIGAQIRRDARSTLAWADQCIELSREHRFRLWLWWSMLLKGWALAWLGRAEEGLELMLRALPDYERSGFLTGTPHNFGMLAEIYLRLGRTEEGLEAVRKALDPGNFEQGERGWEADLHLIQGQLLAQLHQDGAARGEYLQALDIARRQGARLYIRRAQARLWRPRDEVGGVLDSLSAGQ from the coding sequence ATGCCGCATGACCTCCGCATACCCCCTTCTTCTGGAGGGGAGTCGGACTTCGGCGACTCCCTGCTGCGCGAGGTCGCCCGCGCCCCCGGGACGTACCCCAAGCCGGGGCGAGGGGCGAAGCTGGGGGGCCTGGATGACCAGCGCTTCGAGCTCCTGGACGAGCTGGGAGAGGGCGGCATGGGCTGGGTCATGCGCGCGTGGGACGCGCACCTCCAGCGCGTGGTGGCGCTGAAGTTCATCGTCCCCCACGAGGCGCTGGTGGACCTGTCGCTGCGCGAGGCCCGCGTCGTCGCGCGGCTGGACCATGAGAACATCGTCCGCGTCTTCGACGTCCAGGCCTGGTGCCCGTCGCAGGGCGCGCCCCGCATTCCCTTCCTGGTGATGGAGTACCTGGAGGGCGAGTCGCTCGCCGACCTGCTGCGCCGCGAGCGGCCGGACCTGCGCCGCACGCTGGACATCATGAGCACGGTGGCCGCGGGCCTGGCGCACGCGCACGAGCACCACATCGTCCACCGCGACCTCAAGCCCAGCAACGTCTTCCTCACCCGCCGGGGCACGCTGAAGCTCATCGACTTCGGCCTGGCGGACCTCGCGGTGGGCGGCACCCCGTACCTGCCCCAGGCGGGAACGCCCCCGTACATGGCACCGGAGCAGTGGCGCGAGGAGCCGCTGGACGAGCGCACCGACATCTGGGGCGCGGGCGTCATGCTGTACGAATTGCTCACCGGCGAGCTGCCGTACCCCGTGGCGACGCTGAAGGCGCTGCGGGAGAAGGTGCTGTCCCCCGAGCCCGTGCCCTCGCTGCGCGAGCGCCACCCGGAGCTGCCGTGGGCGCTGGAGTCCCTCGTGGCCGTGGCGCTGGCCAAGGAGCGCTCGAAGCGGCTGCTCTCGGCCGCCGAGCTGCGCGACGAGCTGCGCGAGCTGGAGGAGCAGCTGCGGCCCGGAAAGGTGCCACGCGCGGCGGCGGCGCCGCAGCGGCGGCAGGTGACGCTGGTGTCCTGCCGGCTGGAGGGACTCGCGGGCCTCGCGCGGGGGTTGGACCCCGAGGACTTCGGGGAGCTGGAGGCGACGTTCCACCGGGCCTTCTCGCAGCTCATCCAGGCGCATGGTGGCTTCGTGGCGATGTGCATGGGCAACGAGGCCCTGGCCTGCTTCGGCTATCCGGTGGCTCACGAGGAGGACTCGGAGCGCGCCGTGCACGCGGGGCTGCGGCTGGATGCCGCCGTGCGCGAGGCGCTCCAGGAGCGGCTGAAGGACGTGTCCCAGCGGGCCTCGTTCGTGGTGAAGGTGGGCATCCACACGGACCAGGTCGTGCTGGATGGCACCGTGCAGGAGCTGCGAGGCGGTGCGCCCAGCATCCAGGGCGACGCGCCGGAGGTGGCCGCCTGGCTGGCCCTGGAGGCGGGGCCGGGCGAGGTGGTGCTCAGCCACGAGGCCTACACCCTGGTGCACCGCGCCTTCGACACCTGCGCGCGGGGGCCGCGCGGCTTCGACGGCTCGCGCCAGGTGCGGGTGTACCGCGTCCTCGGGGCGCGGCGGATGGAGTCCCGCTTCGACCGGAAGCTCGGCATGAGCGAGGGGCTGTCCCCCCTCGTGGACCGCGAGCGGGAGCTGACGGCGCTGCTCACGCAGTGGGCGCGGGCCCGTGAGGGGCAGGGGAGCCTCGTGCTGCTCCAGGGCGAGGCGGGCATCGGCAAGTCCCGCCTCATCCAGGAGTTCCTCGAACGCGTACCGCTGGAGCAGGCCTTCCGGCTGAGGGCGCAGTGCTGGTCCCAGTTCGTCACCAGTGCCTTCCACCCCGTCATCGAGGCGCTGCAGCGGCTGTGGCTGTCTCCGGAGCGCTCCCCCGCGGACAGCCTGCGGGGGCTGCAGACGTGCGTGGCCTCGTGGGAGTTGACGCCCATGCAGGCGCACCTGCTGGGGGCGCTGCTGGGGCTGCCGGTGGCCGAGCTGCCCGTCCACCAGCGGCTCACGCCGGAGCGGCAGATGGAGGAGGTGCTGGAGGCGCTCGGAACGCTGCTGGTGCATGGGGCCTCCGTGCATCCGTTGCTCCTGGTGATGGAGGACCTGCACTGGGCGGACCCCTCCACCCTGAAGCTGCTGGACGCCTTGCTCGCGCGGGTGCAGTCGGCGCGCATCCTGGTGGTGCTCAGCGCCCGGCCCGAGTTCCACGCGCCCTGGACGCCGGGCCCCGGCTTCCACACGGTGGCGCTGGAGCGCCTGTCGGCGGAGTCCACCCTGCGCCTGGTGCGCGAGGTGGCGCATGGCCGGACGCTGCCGGAAGCGCTGGTGCGGCAGCTGGTGGCGCGCACGGACGGCGTCCCCCTCTTCGTGGAGGAGATGACGCGCGTGCTGCTGGAGGGCGGCGCCGCGGCCTCCATCCCCAGCACGCTGCAGGAGCTGCTGCTGGCCCGGCTGGACACGCTGCCCCGGCGCCAGAAGGAGCTGGCGCAGCTGTGCGCCGTGGTGGGGCGCGACTTCACCCGGGAGCTGCTCGCCCACGTCACCGGCATGGCCGAGGACACGCTCCGGCGGCACCTGTCGGCGCTGGTCGCCGCGGGCCTGCTGCAGCGCTTCGAGGCCGGCTACCAGTTCCGGCACGCGCTCATCCAGGAGGCGGCGTACCAGTCGCTGCCGCGCGCGGTGCGGCGAGAGCACCATCGCGACATCGCGCGCTGCCTGGTGGAGCACTTCGAGTGCATGGTGGAGTGCCGGCCCGAGCTGCTCGCCCACCACTACACGGAGGCGGGCGACGTGAAGCCGGCCATCGGCGCCTGGACGCGGGCCGGCGTGCGCGCGGCCCTGCGCTACGCCAACCAGGAGGCGGTGAGCCACCTCACCCAGGCCCTGGGCCTGCTGCGCGGCCTGCCCGCGTCCACGTGGCGCTCCCAGCGAGAGCTGCAGCTGCTCCTGGTCCTGGGGTTGCCGCTGGTGCAGCTCCAGGGCTACTGCTCGCTCGAGGCGGAGCGGACCTACGGCCGCGCCTTCGAGCTGATGCACGAGCTGGGGGATGCGCAGTCCCCACCCGAAGTGTCCTATTGGGGCGCCTTCGCCTACCTCTTCAGCCAGAAGCGGTTCCGGGATGCCAACGAGGTGGGGGAGCTGCTGGTGCGCCTGGGGCAGCGCCAGGGCATCGACGAGCAGCGCGCGCTGGGGCAGCGGATGATGGCCACCAGCTCCTTCAACTGGGGCGAGATGCCCGTGGCCCTGACGCACATCGAGCAGGCGCTGGAGTTCTCGGGAGACCCGGCCGACCTGGCGCGGCAGCGGGCGCTCGCGATGAAGCACTGGCTGAACCCTCGCGCCATGGCCCTGGCCTTCAGCTCCGTCATCCGCTCGGCGCTCGATGACCTGGACGTCGCCCGGCTGCAGGCCCGGGAGGCGGTGGAGCTGGTCGGCAGCCTCGGCCACCCCCACTCGGGTGCCGGCGCGCTGACCTATGCGGCCATCGGCGCGCAGATCCGCCGCGATGCCCGGAGCACCCTGGCGTGGGCGGACCAGTGCATCGAGCTGTCGCGCGAGCACCGGTTCCGGCTCTGGCTGTGGTGGTCCATGCTCCTCAAGGGATGGGCTCTCGCCTGGCTGGGGCGGGCCGAGGAGGGGCTGGAGCTCATGCTGCGGGCGCTTCCGGACTATGAGCGCTCTGGCTTCCTCACCGGCACCCCCCACAACTTCGGGATGCTCGCGGAAATCTACCTGCGGCTGGGGCGGACGGAGGAGGGGCTGGAGGCGGTACGCAAGGCCCTGGACCCCGGCAACTTCGAGCAGGGGGAGCGGGGCTGGGAGGCGGACCTGCACCTCATCCAGGGGCAGCTCCTGGCGCAGCTCCACCAGGATGGGGCAGCGCGAGGCGAGTACCTCCAGGCCCTGGACATCGCGCGCAGACAGGGGGCGCGGCTCTACATCCGGCGAGCGCAGGCCCGGCTATGGCGGCCGCGCGACGAGGTGGGCGGGGTCCTGGACAGCCTGTCTGCTGGGCAGTGA
- the hslU gene encoding ATP-dependent protease ATPase subunit HslU, producing MAEPRKMSAFTPREVVSELDRYIVGQNAAKRAVAIALRNRWRRQQVTDDLRDEIHPKNIIMIGPTGVGKTEIARRLAKLAQAPFVKVEASKFTEVGYVGRDVESMIRDLVESAIALVREEETEKVRPRAEELAEDRLMELLHGGTRPPPSAPPFGFAPPPPPPAQRLGDAEREKLRAQLRAGTLDDQYVEVETSDSSPTFMRNFSGQGMEEIGVNLQDLFKNMPGMSKTRRRRVRVPEALQLLRQEEAAKLVDPDRVQREAVARAESSGIVFIDEIDKIASREGGKGSGGPDVSREGVQRDILPIVEGSTVTTKYGVVKTDHMLFIAAGAFHVSKPSDLIPELQGRFPIRVELEPLSGEDLVRILREPKNSLLRQYTALLSTEGVRLSFTDDAVTELARIAQQANERTQNIGARRLHTVLERLLDEVSFSATEMGPRDFQVDANYVKERLASIVQDEDLSRYIL from the coding sequence GTGGCCGAACCGCGAAAGATGTCCGCCTTCACGCCCCGTGAGGTCGTCAGCGAGCTGGACCGCTACATCGTCGGGCAGAACGCCGCCAAGCGCGCCGTCGCCATCGCCCTGCGCAACCGCTGGCGCCGCCAGCAGGTCACCGATGACCTGCGCGACGAAATCCACCCGAAGAACATCATCATGATTGGCCCCACCGGCGTGGGGAAGACGGAGATTGCCCGGCGCCTCGCGAAGCTCGCCCAGGCCCCCTTCGTCAAGGTCGAGGCCTCCAAGTTCACCGAGGTCGGCTACGTGGGCCGCGACGTCGAGTCCATGATTCGCGACCTCGTCGAGTCCGCCATCGCCCTCGTGCGCGAGGAGGAGACGGAGAAGGTCCGCCCCCGCGCCGAGGAGCTCGCCGAGGACCGCCTCATGGAGCTGCTCCACGGGGGCACGCGCCCGCCGCCGTCCGCGCCGCCCTTCGGCTTCGCCCCGCCGCCGCCGCCCCCGGCCCAGCGCCTGGGCGACGCCGAGCGCGAGAAGCTGCGCGCCCAGCTGCGCGCCGGCACCCTGGATGACCAGTACGTGGAGGTGGAGACCAGCGACTCGTCGCCCACCTTCATGCGCAACTTCTCCGGCCAGGGCATGGAGGAGATTGGCGTCAACCTCCAGGACCTCTTCAAGAACATGCCGGGCATGAGCAAGACGCGCCGCCGCCGCGTGCGCGTGCCCGAGGCGCTCCAGCTGCTGCGCCAGGAAGAGGCCGCCAAGCTCGTGGACCCGGACCGTGTCCAGCGCGAGGCCGTGGCCCGCGCCGAGTCCAGCGGCATCGTCTTCATCGACGAAATCGACAAGATTGCCAGCCGCGAGGGCGGCAAGGGCAGCGGCGGCCCCGACGTGTCCCGAGAGGGCGTGCAGCGCGACATCCTCCCCATCGTCGAGGGCTCCACCGTCACCACCAAGTACGGCGTGGTGAAGACGGACCACATGCTCTTCATCGCCGCGGGCGCCTTCCACGTCTCCAAGCCCAGCGACCTCATCCCCGAGCTGCAGGGCCGCTTCCCCATCCGCGTGGAGCTGGAGCCCCTGTCCGGCGAGGACCTCGTCCGCATCCTCCGCGAGCCGAAGAACTCGCTCTTGCGCCAGTACACCGCGCTGCTCTCCACCGAGGGCGTGCGCCTGTCCTTCACCGACGACGCCGTCACGGAGCTGGCCCGCATCGCCCAGCAGGCCAACGAGCGCACGCAGAACATCGGCGCCCGGCGCCTGCACACCGTCCTCGAGCGCCTCCTGGACGAGGTCTCCTTCTCCGCCACCGAGATGGGACCCCGGGATTTCCAGGTAGACGCCAATTATGTGAAGGAGCGCCTGGCCTCCATCGTCCAGGACGAGGACCTGTCGCGCTACATCCTCTAG